Genomic DNA from Fimbriimonas ginsengisoli Gsoil 348:
AGCCGGGGTGGTCTGCTACTCCGATGCCCCAGTTCTTTTTGTCTAGGGCTCCGATCTCGTAGACGCCGCGAGTCGTATCCTCGAGGTTCCCTTCGCGGTCGGTTCCCCAGGTGCCGCGCATGATGCTGGTGGCTTCGTCGTACAGAAAGATCCCGGCTCGATCGAACCCGCAAACGGTTACGACGTTATCGCGCAGTTGTCTTAGCAACGTTCGCAGGTCGACGCCCGCGTTGCTCGCCGTGTTGAGCTCCATGGCGGCTTTCTGCAGATCGAGCGCCCGCTGGTGGCGCGCGGCAAGGCGGCCCTTCTCCAAAGCGTTGGCCAGCAAGTAGCCGATCGAAGTTAGGAAAGAGACGTGGCCCGGGTCGAAGTGGAACGTTGGCTCGTTCCTTCCGATGTAGATCACCCCCAGGACGCGGTCGCCGAGAAGAATCGGGACGGCGATAAGGGTGGTTGTGCCTTCTCCGAGAACTCCGATCTCTTCCGGAGAGGCTTGGCTCCGGTCCGCGACCAAGATCGGCTTGCGCGTGGAACGCACGTGCTCAAATACGATATCGGTGCTTGGGCCTGCGCCGACCTTCACGGGAAACGACAACGTTTGTTCTCGGTCGTGGAAGAGCGCGATCCAAAACGACTCCCCGTCGAATAAGGAGTCGCGCAACGCCTCGTACAACGCCTGGGGTATCTCCCCAGCATTGAGATTCTTCTGGAGAGCGAGGCTCACCTGATACAGGAGCGCAGGTTCGCACCCGTCGAGGTCGAAACTGCCGCTCGCTAAACCAGTCGGTTTCGCACTGTTATTCATGGGGGTGGACCACAGTCCGATCGGACATCAAGAGGCGACGCCAGTCCCTCACCTAAATTGTCGGCAGGTTCGCGGATTTCTTGCGTGGCTCGCGCGCCAAGTGCGGTTTTGTGAGCTAGTTCTCGACCATGCGGGTGTGACATGGCGGCTCCGGCAACTATTTATTTCTGCCCGGCGGTAGTAGCCTGCCATAAATGGCGAGGCGGCTTGAACTGGGGGAGTATTGCGGGCGGGCGGTTCGGCGCCGCCGGGTCCGGGGTTTCGTGATTACCGAAAACCGGTTCCGTCCGGGGTTGGAGATCGAGCGCCACTCTCACGCGCATCCTCACTTCACCTTTGTTCTGGCAGGTGGGTTTACCGAACGATACGGAGACCGCATCCTGGAATGCCGCCCCGACTCCACCTTGCTGGTTCCGGCCGACGAAGCGCATACCGATCAGGTTTGGAACGAAGGCGCCCACAGCCTTGGAGTGGAAATCGCGCCGGACGTGGCCACCCGGCTTGCAAGGCAGACGGAGGTTTTGAGAAAGGCGAAGGTCGTGGTTCACGATCCGATTCGCGCGGCTTCGCACCGGCTGTTCCGGGAGTTTTTCTCGCAGGACGTGGCCGCCGAGCTTTGCATTGAGAGCCTCGCGCTGGAGATCCTCGTGCTTGCCGCGCGGATTCCCAAACCGACCAACTCGGCCGAGCCGCGTTGGATGCGCGAGGTTGTCGAGCGCCTGCGAGATGGCTTTAGCGAGTCGCTTTCGCTGGAGTCCCTTGCGGACACCGCGGGAGTCCATGTAACCCATTTGGCGCGAACGTTCCGAAGGACGCATGGATGCACGGTTGGCGACTATGTCCGGCGGCTTCGAATCGAAGCCGGGGCTCGCGACCTGCGGATCACCGATAAGCCGGTGGCGCAGGTGGCGATGGACGCGGGTTTCTGCGATCAGTCCCATTTCTGCCGATCCTTCCGGAGGGTCTACGGGGTAACCCCCTCGGAATACCGGGCCGATCGGGGCAACCGGCCCAAATCGCGTTTCCCATGCTAGGCGGGTTCCAGGCGCTAATCCGATTCTAGGCTTCGCCGTACTTCGGAAGTACGGTAGTGCAGTGGGACCGCTCCTCCTCGCTTTATTCGTTCCTCGGCTTGTTCAAGATTCGATCGATCTGCATCTCGCGTCGCGTTACTTTCAGGAGGCGAAGAATGCCTCGGACGACGTTTGCGCCCTTTGGTCGAAGCCGCTGTACGGGCCGATGATTTTTCTCGATCCGGCCTCACGATTCGCCGTTGCGAACGGCCCAGATCGCGAAGGGCAGCTTATCCGCCGGGGCGACTTGTGGATTGGCAAGATGCCGCCGGAGATCGGCGCGGCGAACACCGCGAGAGACTGGGGAGGGGTCCATTGGACGATGGTGATGTGGCCACTGCCGTCGACGACGGCCGAGCGGAACATGCTGTTGATGCACGAATGTTGGCACCGGATCCAGGACGAGATCGGGCTCCCGGGCGAGTCCAAGGCTAATGCGCACCTGGACAAGAAGGACGGCCGAATATGGTTGCGGTTGGAGTGGCGGGCGCTCTCCCGAGGCTTAACCTCCTGGGGACCAGAGCGGGTGGAGAGCCTCACCGACGCCCTTACTTTCCGCGCCTACCGGCGTGCGATCTTCCCGACGGCAGCCGTGGAGGAAGACCGGATGGAGGTGCATGAGGGAATGGCCGAGTACAGCGGCGTCCGGTCGATGGGTCTCGGCGGCTTTGCCCGGCGTTCTTACCTCTCGGGGCGGCTGAAGGTGAACGCGCTGAAGCCATCCTACTCGTACGCTTTCGCCTACGAGACGGGGCCGGCGTACGGGCTGCTGCTGGACATGGACAGCAAGGACTGGCGAACCCGGCTAACTCCGCGCTCCAGCCTCTCCGATATGCTGCGCTCGGTCGCGAAGATCGAGTTTCCGCACGACATCGCCAAAGCGGCTCGGGCTCGGGCGGGGTTCTATGGCGGCAAGGAGATCGTCCGCGAGGAGGAGGCCCGCCAGCGAGAGACCGACGCCAAACTCAAGCTGTACCGACGCCTGCTCGTCGACGGTCCGGTTCTG
This window encodes:
- a CDS encoding helix-turn-helix transcriptional regulator; translated protein: MARRLELGEYCGRAVRRRRVRGFVITENRFRPGLEIERHSHAHPHFTFVLAGGFTERYGDRILECRPDSTLLVPADEAHTDQVWNEGAHSLGVEIAPDVATRLARQTEVLRKAKVVVHDPIRAASHRLFREFFSQDVAAELCIESLALEILVLAARIPKPTNSAEPRWMREVVERLRDGFSESLSLESLADTAGVHVTHLARTFRRTHGCTVGDYVRRLRIEAGARDLRITDKPVAQVAMDAGFCDQSHFCRSFRRVYGVTPSEYRADRGNRPKSRFPC